In a single window of the Lujinxingia litoralis genome:
- a CDS encoding DsbA family protein translates to MKRAMGWWAALAAALVVSGGCAGGSVQDEVVAEAPTHVLVDSELLPVGESPTRGAADAWVTLVVFGDFQCPFCGRLAATLDRVLEDQPRGRVRLVYKHLPLPSHPNAEFLARASEAAANQGKFWQMHDALYDRAAELREGDPSSEVRAIATELGLDVERFERDLDSPEVAARLARDLALADQLGVASVPVVFANGGLIRGAQAAEVYHRASYDLWAATSGAVEDGEMKREEVYAHSVRALLPRSQAARQPSPSAKAVAYVPAHQPRRPESGPAGDALVTITHFHSLGSAPSAELLKRLATLAQVHEGRVRVVTYHLPHQEEEVLAYAHRAWAAAAARAPEVGWEFGLALAEKVAALEVGGAQGAAVVEEIGATLGVDPETINSETSRAQVERDQRLAAELHVVGTPTIFINGTRLVGLPPADELERQVAASEAIAERVAQVRNIGGEELYEVMVEAARQQQELGP, encoded by the coding sequence ATGAAGCGAGCGATGGGATGGTGGGCGGCGTTGGCGGCAGCGCTCGTGGTGTCGGGAGGCTGCGCCGGGGGCTCGGTCCAGGATGAGGTGGTGGCCGAGGCGCCGACTCATGTGCTGGTGGACAGCGAGCTTTTACCGGTAGGGGAGAGCCCCACGCGAGGGGCCGCTGATGCCTGGGTCACCTTGGTGGTGTTCGGCGATTTCCAGTGCCCCTTTTGTGGGCGCCTGGCGGCGACTCTGGATCGCGTCCTTGAGGATCAGCCCCGGGGACGCGTGCGGCTGGTGTATAAGCATCTTCCGCTGCCCTCCCATCCCAACGCCGAGTTTTTGGCCCGCGCCAGTGAAGCAGCCGCCAATCAGGGGAAGTTCTGGCAGATGCACGACGCGCTCTACGATCGCGCGGCGGAGCTGCGAGAGGGCGATCCGAGCTCCGAGGTCCGGGCAATCGCGACCGAACTAGGTCTGGATGTGGAGCGCTTTGAGCGCGACCTCGATAGCCCGGAAGTCGCGGCGCGCCTGGCGCGTGACCTGGCGCTGGCCGACCAGCTCGGGGTGGCGTCGGTGCCGGTAGTCTTTGCCAACGGTGGTCTGATTCGAGGTGCCCAGGCGGCCGAAGTGTACCACCGCGCAAGCTACGATCTGTGGGCCGCTACCAGCGGGGCGGTAGAAGATGGCGAGATGAAGCGTGAGGAGGTCTACGCCCATAGCGTCCGGGCGCTTCTGCCACGCTCCCAGGCTGCCCGACAGCCTTCACCGAGCGCGAAGGCGGTGGCGTACGTGCCTGCGCATCAGCCGAGGCGCCCCGAGAGCGGTCCGGCCGGGGATGCGCTGGTCACCATCACGCATTTTCATAGCCTGGGCTCGGCGCCCAGCGCCGAACTTCTCAAACGACTTGCTACGCTGGCCCAGGTGCATGAGGGGCGGGTGCGTGTGGTCACCTATCACCTGCCTCATCAGGAGGAGGAGGTGCTGGCCTATGCCCATCGCGCCTGGGCTGCGGCGGCGGCCCGGGCGCCTGAAGTCGGCTGGGAGTTCGGTCTGGCGCTGGCCGAAAAGGTCGCGGCGTTGGAGGTCGGCGGGGCTCAGGGGGCCGCTGTGGTGGAGGAGATCGGTGCGACCCTGGGAGTCGATCCGGAGACGATCAACTCCGAGACCAGTCGGGCGCAGGTCGAACGCGATCAGCGTCTGGCCGCGGAGCTCCATGTGGTCGGCACGCCCACGATCTTCATCAACGGCACTCGCCTGGTGGGCCTGCCTCCGGCCGACGAGCTGGAGCGGCAAGTGGCGGCCTCCGAGGCCATCGCGGAGCGCGTGGCCCAGGTGCGTAATATCGGGGGCGAGGAGCTCTATGAGGTCATGGTCGAGGCGGCGCGCCAGCAGCAAGAACTCGGGCCCTAG
- a CDS encoding DsbA family protein, translated as MRRFPLAPPNQPSMFASVFCGGLLALTLAAGCASGPRDVQTPAELAPQWVESELVPLGDSPRQGQADAPVVIVEFSSLQCPFSARARQTTAELLERYPGQVQLVYKHLPLEFQPQAHPAARVAEAAARQEAFWPMVESLYASQRTLAERGAESTGRELAGRIGLDEGEFAEALGAGDELDVRIARDVALAQKLGISGTPTFLINGEPVLGAQPLEVFEDAVARALARDATLKEQGVASSERYARSVELAQVQARQQQEEEARRRAEAERQQAPQITYVPVQGDELIHQHGEAYLVTLVEFSSLQCPFCARVVPTLTRLKEEYGETLRVVYKHFPLNFQEHSELAARAVVAASEQNQGWEMRDAIYARQRELSPELIDVLAQELGLDMDAFSAALASPEAAARVARDLREGMTLGVRGTPAFFVNGVFLAGARPYEQFKALIDHQIEQAQELRQAEPELTGEELYLRAVEQAQEQNAP; from the coding sequence ATGCGACGTTTCCCCCTTGCCCCTCCGAATCAACCCTCGATGTTTGCCAGCGTGTTCTGTGGCGGGCTGCTGGCGCTGACGCTGGCCGCCGGCTGCGCCTCTGGCCCCCGGGACGTCCAGACACCGGCGGAACTCGCGCCGCAGTGGGTGGAGAGCGAGCTGGTGCCCCTGGGCGACAGCCCTCGCCAGGGGCAGGCCGATGCGCCGGTGGTGATCGTGGAGTTTTCCAGTCTGCAATGCCCCTTCTCGGCGCGGGCGCGTCAGACCACGGCCGAGCTTCTGGAGCGCTACCCGGGCCAGGTCCAGCTCGTTTACAAGCACCTGCCGCTGGAGTTTCAACCGCAGGCGCATCCGGCTGCTCGAGTCGCCGAAGCGGCCGCGCGTCAGGAGGCGTTCTGGCCCATGGTCGAGAGCCTCTACGCCAGCCAGCGCACTCTGGCTGAGCGCGGGGCGGAGAGCACCGGGCGTGAGCTCGCCGGGCGCATCGGGCTGGATGAAGGCGAGTTCGCCGAGGCTCTCGGTGCCGGTGACGAGCTCGACGTACGGATCGCCCGAGATGTCGCGCTCGCTCAGAAGCTGGGGATCTCCGGCACCCCGACCTTTCTGATCAACGGCGAGCCCGTGCTCGGGGCTCAGCCCTTGGAGGTCTTTGAAGATGCCGTCGCCCGGGCACTGGCCCGCGATGCGACGCTCAAGGAGCAGGGCGTGGCGAGTTCTGAGCGCTACGCTCGCTCGGTGGAACTGGCCCAGGTGCAGGCTCGTCAACAGCAGGAGGAGGAGGCTCGCCGCCGCGCCGAGGCCGAGCGTCAGCAGGCGCCGCAGATCACCTACGTGCCTGTGCAGGGCGATGAGCTGATTCACCAGCACGGTGAGGCGTACCTGGTCACGCTGGTGGAGTTTTCCAGCTTGCAGTGTCCCTTCTGCGCCCGAGTGGTCCCGACGCTGACGCGACTTAAGGAAGAGTATGGCGAGACGCTGCGGGTGGTCTATAAACATTTTCCCCTGAATTTTCAGGAGCATAGTGAGCTTGCAGCCCGGGCTGTCGTGGCGGCCTCGGAGCAGAACCAGGGCTGGGAGATGCGCGACGCCATCTATGCGCGCCAGCGTGAGCTGAGCCCGGAACTCATCGACGTACTCGCGCAGGAACTCGGCCTGGATATGGACGCGTTCAGCGCCGCGCTGGCCAGTCCGGAGGCGGCCGCGCGGGTTGCGCGCGACTTGCGCGAAGGGATGACCCTGGGGGTCAGGGGAACGCCGGCGTTCTTTGTTAACGGTGTCTTTCTGGCGGGAGCGCGGCCCTATGAGCAATTCAAGGCTCTCATTGACCACCAGATCGAGCAGGCACAAGAGCTTCGCCAGGCCGAGCCCGAGCTCACCGGTGAGGAGCTTTACCTGCGAGCCGTGGAGCAGGCGCAGGAGCAGAACGCACCATGA
- a CDS encoding DsbA family protein yields the protein MAGQSQQSSGSTALVLIAVAIICVGLGFFIGKNNVSPNAGTAPTEAGSAAPSGLAGKDSTKIPVGDSYTYGPADAPVTIVEFTSMQCPFCGRAGGTLMELAEKYPNDVRLVFKNFPLSFQAQAKDGARVVMAAGRQGKFWEMKSKMFENLQRYRGSDMKELGAEFAAELGLDVEKFKADYDDPAIVATIEADQKLGESLGVRGTPHFFVNGEVVNGAQPLAKFEEVVKKQLGEVEELLAAGTSRDGIYAAMVDKNFKKAPAPTPSEPKAEPATEVHMVPVRDADYSKGASADKALVTIMEFSSFQCPFCSRGSATIKELVAKYPNEVRVVFKHFPLGFQAQSEPAARASIAAGNQGKFWEMYDLLYENQRQLGDAKFEELAQQIGLNMTKFKADYAAPETAEIVKQAQRDGQSAGIRGTPGFLVNGIKVVGAQPLAVFEDHVKKQIAIAKKIKADRNLSGDALYEAVVEHNKENVAAAPAAPARPAAPAPKIDTDALSVGNSHTFGPANAPVTIYEFSSFQCPFCARGAETLDRVKEEYGDKVRVVYKNFPLGFQAQSEPAARAALAAGKQGKFWEMYHLLYENQRSFRDEGIWERLAGELGLNMTKFKADFEDPAIAEQVKAEQKEGQSVGVSGTPAFFINGTRVVGAQPFEKFKELIDAELEG from the coding sequence ATGGCAGGACAATCGCAACAGAGCAGCGGCAGTACCGCGCTCGTGCTCATCGCCGTCGCGATCATTTGCGTCGGGCTGGGCTTTTTCATCGGTAAGAATAATGTCTCCCCCAACGCCGGCACCGCGCCTACGGAGGCCGGATCCGCCGCGCCTTCTGGTCTGGCCGGCAAGGACAGCACCAAGATCCCGGTGGGCGATAGCTACACCTACGGACCGGCCGATGCGCCGGTCACGATCGTGGAATTCACCAGCATGCAGTGCCCCTTCTGCGGTCGCGCTGGCGGCACGCTGATGGAGCTGGCCGAAAAGTACCCCAACGACGTGCGTCTGGTGTTCAAGAACTTCCCGCTCTCCTTCCAGGCTCAGGCCAAGGATGGTGCCCGCGTGGTGATGGCCGCCGGGCGTCAGGGCAAGTTCTGGGAAATGAAGTCCAAGATGTTTGAAAACCTTCAGCGCTACCGCGGTAGCGACATGAAGGAGCTCGGCGCGGAGTTCGCTGCGGAGCTGGGTCTGGACGTCGAGAAGTTCAAGGCTGACTACGATGATCCGGCCATCGTGGCCACCATTGAAGCGGACCAGAAGCTCGGCGAGAGCCTGGGCGTGCGCGGCACCCCGCACTTCTTCGTTAACGGCGAAGTGGTCAACGGTGCGCAGCCCCTGGCCAAGTTCGAAGAGGTCGTCAAGAAGCAGCTCGGCGAAGTCGAAGAGCTTCTGGCCGCCGGCACCAGCCGCGACGGCATCTACGCGGCGATGGTCGACAAGAACTTCAAGAAGGCTCCGGCGCCCACGCCTTCGGAGCCGAAGGCCGAGCCGGCCACCGAAGTTCACATGGTTCCGGTGCGTGACGCCGACTACAGCAAGGGCGCCAGCGCTGACAAAGCGCTCGTGACCATCATGGAATTCTCCAGCTTCCAGTGCCCCTTCTGCTCGCGTGGTTCGGCCACCATCAAGGAACTCGTTGCGAAGTACCCCAACGAAGTTCGCGTGGTCTTTAAGCACTTCCCGCTGGGCTTCCAGGCTCAGAGCGAGCCGGCCGCCCGCGCCTCGATTGCTGCTGGCAACCAGGGCAAGTTCTGGGAAATGTACGACCTGCTTTACGAAAATCAGCGTCAGCTTGGCGACGCGAAGTTCGAGGAACTCGCCCAGCAGATCGGCCTGAACATGACCAAGTTCAAGGCGGACTACGCAGCTCCTGAGACCGCCGAAATCGTCAAGCAGGCCCAGCGCGACGGCCAGTCGGCCGGCATCCGCGGCACCCCGGGCTTCCTGGTCAACGGCATCAAGGTCGTAGGCGCGCAGCCCCTGGCCGTCTTCGAAGATCACGTCAAGAAGCAGATCGCGATCGCCAAGAAGATCAAGGCCGACCGCAACCTCTCGGGCGACGCCCTCTACGAGGCCGTGGTTGAGCACAACAAAGAAAACGTGGCGGCGGCTCCGGCAGCTCCGGCGCGCCCGGCGGCTCCGGCACCCAAGATCGACACCGACGCGCTCTCCGTGGGCAACTCGCACACCTTTGGTCCGGCCAACGCGCCTGTGACCATCTATGAATTCTCCAGCTTCCAGTGCCCCTTCTGCGCCCGTGGCGCCGAGACCCTGGATCGCGTCAAGGAAGAGTACGGCGACAAGGTGCGCGTGGTGTACAAGAACTTCCCGCTGGGCTTCCAGGCGCAGAGTGAGCCGGCCGCCCGTGCCGCGCTTGCCGCCGGTAAGCAGGGCAAGTTCTGGGAGATGTACCACCTGCTCTACGAAAACCAGCGCAGCTTCCGCGACGAAGGCATCTGGGAGCGCCTGGCCGGTGAGCTGGGTCTGAACATGACCAAGTTCAAGGCCGACTTCGAAGATCCGGCCATCGCCGAGCAGGTCAAAGCCGAGCAGAAAGAAGGTCAGTCCGTCGGTGTCTCCGGCACCCCGGCCTTCTTCATCAACGGCACCCGCGTGGTGGGCGCTCAGCCCTTTGAGAAGTTCAAAGAGCTGATCGATGCCGAGCTCGAAGGCTAA
- a CDS encoding Gfo/Idh/MocA family protein, which yields MTGFRCIPSPAPALHGRSVRPALSATAPPRLDSPLTTALIGCGQVARKHAHALRWHQERLEVAGVVDPHLERSQALADQLKARAFPTLDALFEACSPELVTIASPTGLHSAHAVAAARAGAHVLLEKPLSTSLEDARQMLKALRLADRQLFVIKQLRHHPLFLALRDAVKRGRFGRIYTVGLQVFWNRSQSYYDSADWRGTRALDGGALMNQASHYVDLLTWLFDTPADVFARGAALGRAIEVEDTALLTLRWPEGMLGTMHVTMLTYPQNLTTSLTIIGERGTVRLSGRLCDTVEAWDFERPEAQDKKVPEMATSVGEVLARGHALVLGAVLDHLGGHPNAPIVSGEEGLRSLAIIEAAYASMRTGRPVNLEH from the coding sequence ATGACCGGGTTTCGGTGTATCCCTTCGCCAGCCCCCGCCCTCCACGGTCGTTCTGTGAGGCCCGCTCTGAGCGCTACAGCCCCCCCTCGTCTTGATTCTCCCCTGACCACAGCCCTGATTGGCTGCGGCCAGGTGGCCCGCAAGCACGCGCACGCGTTGCGCTGGCACCAAGAGCGCCTTGAGGTGGCCGGCGTGGTCGATCCTCATCTTGAGCGGAGCCAGGCGCTGGCCGACCAGCTCAAGGCCCGGGCCTTCCCCACGCTCGATGCTCTCTTCGAGGCTTGCAGCCCGGAGCTGGTCACGATCGCCTCTCCCACCGGATTGCACAGCGCTCACGCCGTCGCGGCCGCCCGCGCCGGAGCCCATGTGCTGCTGGAAAAGCCCTTGAGCACCTCGCTGGAAGATGCGCGCCAGATGCTCAAAGCGCTTCGCCTGGCCGATCGTCAGCTCTTTGTGATCAAGCAGCTCCGCCATCACCCCCTCTTTCTGGCGCTGCGAGACGCCGTGAAGCGCGGACGCTTCGGGCGCATCTATACGGTGGGGTTGCAGGTCTTCTGGAACCGCTCCCAGAGCTACTACGATTCGGCCGACTGGCGCGGCACCCGCGCGCTCGATGGGGGTGCGCTGATGAATCAGGCCAGCCATTATGTGGATCTGCTGACCTGGCTCTTCGATACCCCGGCGGATGTCTTTGCGCGCGGCGCCGCGCTGGGCCGCGCCATCGAGGTGGAAGACACCGCGCTGCTCACGTTGCGCTGGCCCGAAGGCATGCTGGGAACCATGCACGTCACCATGCTGACCTACCCGCAAAACCTGACCACCAGCCTCACGATCATCGGGGAGCGCGGCACGGTACGCCTGAGCGGCCGCCTCTGCGACACCGTCGAGGCCTGGGACTTTGAGCGCCCCGAAGCTCAGGATAAAAAGGTGCCAGAGATGGCTACTTCGGTGGGCGAGGTCCTGGCCCGGGGACATGCCCTGGTCCTCGGCGCGGTGCTCGATCACCTGGGCGGGCATCCGAATGCGCCGATTGTATCGGGCGAAGAAGGGCTGCGTTCGTTGGCGATCATTGAGGCCGCCTACGCCTCGATGCGCACCGGCCGCCCCGTTAACCTGGAGCACTGA
- a CDS encoding acyltransferase: MSDHPPLAPAWAHPSAIVDEGAEIGPGTRIWHFAHVCAGARIGQRCSLGQNVYVAPTARIGEGVKIQNNVSVYDGVVLEDDVFCGPSVVFTNVRHPRAHVSRRDAYLQTHVERGATLGANTTVVCGVRVGAYAFVGAGAVVTRDVAPYALVVGQPARQIGWACFCGLTLPLPSPHSTCTECGRRYRLEKDALAPL, encoded by the coding sequence TTGAGCGACCATCCTCCCCTTGCGCCGGCCTGGGCGCATCCCAGCGCCATCGTGGATGAAGGCGCCGAAATCGGCCCGGGAACCCGGATCTGGCATTTTGCCCATGTGTGCGCCGGCGCCCGCATCGGACAACGCTGCTCCCTGGGGCAGAACGTTTACGTGGCTCCCACCGCGCGCATCGGTGAGGGCGTAAAGATTCAGAACAACGTCTCGGTTTACGACGGGGTGGTGCTGGAGGACGATGTGTTCTGCGGGCCCAGCGTCGTCTTTACCAACGTTCGCCATCCTCGCGCGCATGTCTCCAGACGCGATGCCTACCTGCAAACCCACGTGGAACGCGGCGCCACCCTGGGCGCCAACACCACGGTGGTCTGCGGCGTGCGCGTGGGCGCCTACGCCTTTGTGGGCGCCGGGGCCGTGGTCACCCGCGATGTCGCCCCCTATGCGCTGGTCGTAGGCCAGCCGGCACGCCAGATCGGCTGGGCCTGCTTCTGCGGGCTCACCCTGCCTCTTCCCTCCCCGCACAGCACCTGCACCGAATGCGGCCGGCGCTACCGGCTGGAGAAGGACGCGCTGGCCCCCCTTTAA
- a CDS encoding DegT/DnrJ/EryC1/StrS family aminotransferase, with translation MAVPFFDLTRQYAALEDDIRPAIDQVLRSQQCIGGPVVAELEEQLARYVGVRHAVGVSSGTDALLLSLMALNLKPGDEVVTSPFTFFAPIGSVMRLGATPVFVDIEPDGFNLDPTRLTEAIGPRTRALLPIHLFGQCAQMDQVMAAAYSPTGEALPVIEDLAQALGAQFEGRQAGSFGAAGCVSFFPTKNLGAAGDGGMVFTDDDALHERLRLLARHGARPKYHHIEVGGNFRLDAIQAAILSVKLRHLEAFCERRRAHAAYYDEALAGLEGLTLPSPGPGHQPVHNQYVVRVADRARLVAHLQQRGVGSAVYYPEALHTQPALKALGYQRGDFPRAEKACEEVLALPIFPELRVEEREQVARAVREGLQPGAPAT, from the coding sequence ATGGCTGTGCCCTTTTTTGATCTGACTCGCCAGTACGCCGCGCTTGAAGACGACATCCGCCCGGCCATCGATCAGGTGCTTCGCTCCCAACAGTGCATCGGTGGCCCGGTCGTCGCGGAGCTGGAAGAGCAGCTGGCCCGCTACGTGGGTGTACGACACGCGGTGGGGGTCTCCAGCGGCACCGATGCCCTGCTGCTGAGCCTGATGGCACTTAACCTTAAGCCCGGCGACGAGGTGGTCACCTCGCCATTTACATTTTTTGCCCCCATCGGCTCGGTGATGCGCCTGGGAGCCACCCCGGTCTTCGTCGACATTGAGCCCGACGGATTTAACCTGGATCCCACTCGCCTCACCGAGGCCATCGGCCCGCGTACCCGGGCGCTGCTCCCGATTCATCTCTTCGGCCAGTGTGCGCAGATGGATCAGGTGATGGCCGCGGCCTACTCCCCCACCGGAGAAGCGCTGCCGGTGATCGAAGATCTGGCGCAGGCTCTGGGCGCGCAGTTTGAAGGCCGCCAGGCCGGGAGCTTTGGGGCGGCCGGCTGTGTGAGCTTTTTCCCGACCAAAAATCTGGGCGCCGCCGGCGATGGCGGGATGGTCTTCACCGACGATGACGCGCTCCACGAGCGTCTGCGTCTGCTCGCGCGCCACGGTGCTCGCCCGAAATATCATCATATCGAGGTCGGCGGGAACTTCCGGCTCGATGCCATCCAGGCGGCGATCCTCAGCGTTAAACTCCGCCATCTGGAGGCCTTCTGCGAACGCCGGCGCGCCCACGCCGCCTACTACGATGAGGCGTTGGCCGGGCTGGAGGGCCTGACCCTGCCCTCGCCAGGCCCCGGCCATCAGCCGGTGCATAACCAGTACGTCGTGCGGGTCGCCGATCGGGCGCGCCTGGTCGCGCACCTCCAGCAGCGAGGCGTGGGCAGCGCCGTCTACTACCCGGAGGCGCTCCATACTCAGCCGGCGCTGAAGGCGCTGGGTTATCAGCGCGGCGACTTCCCCCGGGCCGAAAAAGCCTGTGAAGAAGTGCTGGCCCTGCCGATTTTTCCCGAGCTGCGGGTCGAGGAACGCGAGCAGGTGGCCCGGGCGGTGCGGGAAGGACTGCAGCCTGGCGCGCCCGCTACTTAA
- a CDS encoding GumC family protein yields MSDQYGFQEPRSQSAPEERGESLGALIGRYWVLFRRFYWVLILTSIACVAAAYFWTDRQPRIYQATSKLIFHESRPNVFGKQFERVELVDPGGRWQFEQFWNTQKEVLGSKWFARRVVEREGLLDAPGFLPASAQQLDEDERMKRAVNTLQSVAVYSLQRDSRVGLIQVRYEDPELAARIADGISETYVEYIREFQTGGLRQLANWFDDYVSTKREELDQASSELQKYQRDNNILSHSFEDRREMAAEGLASVSEQHREVQARLFAEEALLNQLENMESSGEDLRALGDLVDSPALKRGLDRESELLERRAELTTRYLDEYPEVRAVDEQLAVVRQSIDEEIGRIRSAVANRAAVTRRNTESLQDEIERHKAEIAELNQIGFRYTEMRDSTETLRLHYESVLGRTNELDLNALYESEIIQVLENADVPSSPISPQVPLNLAVGLLLGLFVGGSIMVLIDALDTTVKTEDHVTKYTSRPILGMLPAVNASAVKGVEKFGVSALDTLTHTAPRSSFAEAIKTLRTNLMFMAPDNPPHVLLMTSPGPGEGKTLTSVNMAIALAQSGQRTLVIDSDMRRPRVHKALGMDNKVGLSEAIAGERPFTECVRPTGIENLEVMTCGPVPPNPSELLQTERFRKLVRDLRDNYDRVIFDSPPLAAVSDALVLSHSADVVLLILKFGQTRQELLRRSIEQLESIGAPFGGTVLNDIDENAGYGYAYYYRYRYDEPGDAPSKKGGKMAS; encoded by the coding sequence ATGTCGGACCAGTACGGATTTCAGGAGCCGCGCTCCCAGAGCGCGCCCGAAGAGCGCGGTGAGTCGCTTGGCGCGTTGATCGGGCGCTACTGGGTGCTCTTTCGGCGCTTCTACTGGGTGCTGATCCTGACCTCGATCGCGTGCGTGGCGGCGGCGTATTTCTGGACCGACCGCCAACCGCGCATCTATCAGGCTACCAGTAAGCTGATCTTTCATGAATCGCGCCCCAATGTTTTTGGCAAGCAGTTTGAGCGGGTGGAACTGGTCGATCCCGGCGGTCGCTGGCAGTTTGAGCAGTTCTGGAACACGCAGAAAGAGGTGCTCGGCTCGAAATGGTTCGCGCGCCGTGTGGTGGAGCGCGAGGGGCTGCTGGACGCGCCGGGCTTTCTGCCTGCATCCGCCCAGCAGTTAGATGAGGATGAGCGCATGAAGCGCGCCGTCAACACGCTCCAGAGCGTGGCGGTGTATTCGCTGCAGCGCGACAGCCGCGTGGGTCTGATCCAGGTGCGCTACGAAGATCCGGAGCTGGCCGCGCGGATCGCCGACGGCATCTCCGAGACCTATGTCGAGTACATCCGCGAGTTCCAGACCGGTGGGCTGCGCCAGCTGGCGAACTGGTTTGATGATTACGTCTCCACCAAACGCGAGGAGCTCGATCAGGCCAGCTCCGAGCTTCAGAAGTATCAGCGCGACAATAACATCCTCTCGCATAGCTTCGAGGATCGCCGCGAGATGGCCGCCGAGGGGCTGGCCTCGGTGAGCGAGCAGCACCGCGAGGTGCAGGCGCGTCTCTTTGCTGAGGAGGCCCTGCTCAATCAGCTCGAGAATATGGAGTCCAGTGGCGAAGACCTGCGGGCCCTGGGCGATCTGGTCGACAGCCCGGCGCTTAAGCGGGGGCTCGATCGCGAGAGCGAGCTGCTGGAGCGTCGCGCGGAGCTCACCACCCGCTACCTGGACGAGTATCCCGAGGTGCGGGCGGTGGATGAGCAGCTGGCCGTGGTTCGTCAGTCGATCGACGAAGAGATCGGGCGCATCCGCTCCGCGGTGGCCAACCGCGCCGCCGTCACGCGTCGCAACACCGAGAGCCTTCAAGATGAGATCGAGCGTCACAAAGCCGAGATCGCCGAGCTCAATCAGATCGGTTTTCGGTACACCGAGATGCGCGACAGCACCGAGACGCTGCGCCTGCACTACGAGTCGGTGCTGGGCCGCACCAACGAACTCGATCTCAACGCCCTCTACGAGAGCGAAATCATTCAGGTGTTGGAAAACGCCGACGTGCCCTCCTCGCCGATCAGCCCGCAGGTGCCCTTGAACCTGGCGGTGGGGCTGCTCCTGGGGCTCTTTGTGGGCGGCTCGATCATGGTGCTCATCGACGCGCTCGACACCACGGTGAAGACCGAAGATCACGTCACCAAGTACACCAGCCGCCCGATCCTGGGGATGCTCCCCGCGGTCAACGCCAGCGCGGTCAAAGGGGTGGAGAAGTTCGGGGTTTCGGCCCTTGATACCCTGACCCACACGGCTCCCCGCAGCTCCTTTGCCGAGGCGATCAAGACCCTGCGCACCAACCTGATGTTCATGGCGCCGGATAACCCTCCGCACGTGCTCCTGATGACCAGCCCGGGCCCCGGCGAGGGCAAAACCCTGACCTCGGTGAACATGGCGATTGCGCTGGCGCAGTCGGGGCAGCGCACCCTGGTGATCGACAGCGATATGCGTCGCCCCCGCGTCCACAAGGCCCTGGGGATGGACAACAAGGTGGGGCTCTCGGAGGCCATCGCCGGGGAGCGACCCTTCACCGAGTGCGTGCGGCCCACGGGCATCGAAAACCTGGAGGTCATGACTTGCGGACCGGTACCGCCGAACCCCTCGGAGCTCTTGCAGACCGAGCGCTTCCGCAAGTTGGTGCGCGATCTTCGCGACAATTACGACCGTGTTATCTTCGACTCGCCGCCCCTGGCCGCGGTCTCCGACGCGCTGGTGCTCAGCCACTCGGCCGATGTGGTGCTGCTGATTCTGAAGTTTGGTCAGACCCGTCAGGAACTCTTGCGTCGCTCCATTGAGCAGCTCGAGTCGATCGGGGCTCCCTTTGGCGGCACGGTGCTTAACGATATCGATGAGAACGCGGGCTACGGCTACGCCTATTATTATCGCTACCGCTACGACGAGCCCGGCGACGCCCCGTCGAAGAAGGGCGGAAAGATGGCGAGCTGA